The following are encoded together in the Deltaproteobacteria bacterium genome:
- a CDS encoding adenosylhomocysteinase, with the protein MKEDFKVADLKLAEWGRKEIRLAENEMPGLMALREEFGKSKPLSGARIAGCLHMTVQTAVLIETLIELGAEVRWSSCNIFSTQDHAAAAIAERGIPVFAWKGETEEEYEWCIEQTLRFSDGKVLNMILDDGGDLTKLVHDCYPEMIKEVVGISEETTTGVNRLYTMHAEGKLRAPAINVNDSVTKSKFDNLYGCRESLADGIKRATDIMVAGKVVVIAGYGDVGKGCAESMQGFGARVLVTEIDPICALQAAMNGFEVVTMEEAAVRGDIFVTATGCCDVITAEHFLQMKNEAILCNIGHFDSEIDIAWLESNPGVREINIKPQVDQFILPNGNSLIVLARGRLVNLGCATGHPSFVMSNSFTNQVLAQIALWTRNSEYSVGVHMLPKELDEKVARLHLPKLGVKLTKLNPKQAGYLGVSIDGPYKPQHYRY; encoded by the coding sequence GAAGTTAGCAGAGTGGGGTAGAAAAGAAATTAGGTTAGCTGAAAACGAAATGCCTGGCTTGATGGCTCTTAGGGAAGAGTTTGGCAAGTCTAAGCCGTTAAGCGGGGCTAGGATTGCTGGTTGCCTGCACATGACGGTTCAAACTGCTGTTTTGATTGAGACGCTAATAGAACTTGGTGCAGAGGTGAGGTGGTCTAGTTGCAATATTTTTTCAACTCAAGATCACGCTGCTGCGGCTATTGCCGAGCGCGGTATCCCTGTTTTTGCATGGAAGGGTGAGACCGAAGAAGAGTACGAGTGGTGCATAGAACAGACACTGCGCTTTTCTGATGGCAAAGTTCTCAATATGATTTTAGATGACGGCGGAGATTTAACTAAACTCGTTCACGACTGTTATCCGGAAATGATAAAAGAAGTGGTTGGAATTAGTGAAGAAACTACCACTGGAGTTAATCGCCTGTATACTATGCATGCCGAGGGTAAGCTAAGGGCGCCAGCAATTAATGTGAATGATTCCGTAACTAAATCTAAGTTCGACAATTTGTACGGCTGCAGAGAATCTCTAGCAGATGGGATAAAGAGAGCTACGGATATCATGGTAGCTGGTAAAGTGGTTGTCATTGCGGGCTATGGAGATGTGGGGAAGGGTTGTGCCGAATCCATGCAGGGCTTCGGCGCACGCGTGCTGGTTACTGAAATAGATCCAATTTGTGCCTTGCAGGCAGCAATGAATGGATTTGAGGTTGTAACGATGGAGGAAGCAGCGGTGAGAGGCGATATTTTCGTTACTGCTACTGGCTGCTGCGACGTTATTACTGCCGAACATTTCTTGCAGATGAAGAATGAGGCGATACTATGTAACATTGGCCACTTCGATTCAGAGATAGATATTGCCTGGTTAGAGAGCAATCCGGGAGTGCGCGAAATAAACATTAAGCCGCAAGTCGATCAGTTTATTTTACCAAATGGCAATTCCTTAATAGTGTTGGCGCGCGGGAGGCTAGTCAATTTGGGCTGTGCGACCGGACATCCGAGCTTTGTGATGTCAAATTCGTTTACGAATCAAGTGCTAGCACAGATTGCGTTGTGGACTAGAAACAGCGAGTATTCAGTTGGCGTGCACATGCTGCCAAAGGAGCTCGATGAGAAAGTCGCTCGATTGCATTTGCCAAAGTTAGGGGTTAAGCTAACTAAGTTAAATCCAAAGCAGGCGGGCTATCTGGGCGTCAGCATAGACGGTCCCTATAAGCCGCAGCACTATCGCTATTAA